In Phreatobacter stygius, a genomic segment contains:
- a CDS encoding isocitrate lyase/PEP mutase family protein — protein MPSQSEKAARFAAMHETGCFVLPNAWDFASAAITIDEGYEVIATTSAGVAFAQGFPDGESIGRERMIGLAGRLAARFDVPVTADLEAGYGATAEDVAVTVRDAIAAGLVGCNIEDGVPGTTALFNRGLSAARIAAGVAAARAAGLPDFCLNARIDSYIRKFGTPEQCFDEAVARARLYLAAGARSVFVPAVLDKPTIAALTQAIGGPVNVMAIGGGVTPSYAELAELGVRRVSLGGSWMSATYGAALDALRAVKKTGSFDYPAGLSHGQFMRMMTA, from the coding sequence ATGCCATCCCAAAGCGAAAAGGCCGCCAGGTTCGCGGCAATGCATGAAACCGGCTGCTTCGTGCTGCCCAATGCCTGGGACTTCGCCAGTGCCGCCATCACGATCGACGAGGGGTACGAGGTGATCGCGACGACCTCGGCCGGGGTCGCCTTCGCTCAAGGGTTTCCCGATGGCGAATCGATCGGGCGGGAGCGGATGATTGGGTTGGCAGGGCGGCTGGCGGCGCGCTTCGACGTGCCGGTCACCGCCGATCTCGAGGCCGGATATGGCGCGACCGCCGAGGACGTGGCGGTGACCGTCCGGGACGCGATCGCAGCCGGGCTGGTCGGCTGCAATATCGAGGATGGTGTCCCGGGGACCACCGCTCTGTTCAACCGCGGCCTTTCGGCCGCCCGCATCGCCGCCGGCGTGGCGGCGGCGCGCGCCGCGGGCTTGCCGGACTTCTGCCTGAACGCGCGGATCGACAGCTATATCCGCAAGTTCGGCACGCCCGAGCAGTGTTTCGACGAAGCGGTGGCCCGGGCCCGGCTCTACCTCGCCGCCGGCGCCCGGTCGGTCTTCGTGCCCGCGGTGCTCGACAAGCCGACGATTGCCGCGCTGACGCAGGCGATCGGCGGGCCGGTCAACGTCATGGCGATCGGCGGCGGCGTCACGCCGTCCTATGCGGAACTGGCCGAGCTGGGCGTGCGGCGCGTCAGCCTCGGCGGGTCCTGGATGTCGGCCACCTATGGCGCAGCCCTCGACGCTTTGCGGGCGGTCAAGAAAACCGGATCGTTCGATTATCCGGCGGGCCTGTCCCATGGCCAGTTCATGCGCATGATGACTGCCTGA
- a CDS encoding TetR/AcrR family transcriptional regulator, with protein sequence MLDAARVLFAAHGYDAVSMDMIAAEAGIAKGAVYHHFAAKRDVFERVLDTIQANVAVALAANRAPVATRATARSIARSVGAYLDAALQPAARRILLVDGPVVLGWQRWREIDDRYFAAGIRRGVASLMPEEAKPAEREAVTRLVMGAIMEAALACGEVDDPHAIARDFVAALEKMLSGVQSS encoded by the coding sequence GTGCTGGATGCCGCCCGCGTCCTGTTCGCGGCGCATGGTTATGACGCGGTCAGCATGGACATGATCGCGGCCGAGGCCGGCATCGCCAAGGGCGCGGTCTATCACCACTTCGCCGCCAAACGGGATGTGTTCGAACGCGTGCTGGACACCATCCAGGCCAATGTCGCGGTGGCCTTGGCGGCGAACCGCGCGCCGGTCGCGACCCGCGCCACCGCCCGCTCGATCGCCCGCAGCGTCGGCGCCTATCTGGATGCCGCGCTGCAGCCGGCCGCCCGCCGCATCCTGCTGGTCGACGGGCCGGTGGTGCTCGGCTGGCAGCGCTGGCGCGAGATCGACGACCGCTATTTTGCCGCCGGCATCCGGCGCGGCGTCGCCAGTCTGATGCCGGAGGAGGCAAAGCCGGCCGAGCGGGAGGCCGTCACCCGCCTGGTCATGGGCGCGATCATGGAGGCGGCCCTGGCCTGCGGGGAAGTGGACGATCCCCACGCGATCGCCCGGGATTTTGTCGCGGCGCTGGAAAAGATGCTGTCGGGCGTCCAGTCGTCCTGA
- a CDS encoding DUF3253 domain-containing protein, with product MNTSLESDLEVAILRLAEAKGPDKSISPDDAAKHVAGVRDVDWHSLLQPVRRTAIRLALEGRLVILRKGKPADPNDFKGVYRLTLPRE from the coding sequence ATGAACACATCTCTCGAATCCGATCTCGAAGTCGCCATCCTCAGGCTCGCGGAAGCCAAGGGTCCCGACAAGTCCATTTCCCCCGATGATGCCGCCAAGCATGTTGCTGGCGTGCGCGACGTCGACTGGCATTCATTGCTGCAGCCGGTCAGGCGTACGGCGATCCGGCTGGCGCTCGAAGGCCGGCTGGTCATCCTGCGCAAAGGCAAGCCCGCCGACCCGAATGATTTCAAGGGTGTCTACCGGCTCACTTTGCCGCGCGAATAG
- a CDS encoding ribonuclease activity regulator RraA, with protein MTDVLPLDPAIKAALEATTTATLTTILLKKGLRKTWMAGPMPFTNADRRLVGRAFTLRFVPAREDLATPESWSSPRSTRGAIEAMPEGVIAVVDAMGIQEAGIFGDILCARMRKRGVTALVTDGVVRDAAGVEDSQLPVWCSGAAAPASVAALTFVNWQEPIGCGGVAVFPNDVIVVDGDGAVLIPQDLVEVVAKLAPEQEHLEGWIMGEVEKGVPLPGLYPPNAETKARYEKETGRKA; from the coding sequence ATGACCGACGTTCTGCCGCTCGATCCCGCGATCAAGGCTGCCCTCGAAGCCACGACCACCGCGACGCTGACCACGATCCTGTTGAAGAAGGGTCTCAGGAAGACCTGGATGGCCGGGCCGATGCCCTTCACCAATGCCGACCGGCGGCTGGTCGGCCGCGCCTTCACGCTGCGCTTCGTGCCGGCGCGTGAAGACCTGGCGACACCGGAGAGCTGGTCCTCGCCGCGCTCGACCCGCGGGGCGATCGAGGCCATGCCCGAGGGCGTGATCGCCGTGGTCGATGCCATGGGCATCCAGGAAGCCGGCATTTTCGGCGACATCCTGTGCGCGCGCATGCGCAAGCGCGGCGTTACCGCGCTGGTCACCGACGGCGTGGTGCGTGATGCCGCCGGCGTCGAAGACTCGCAACTGCCGGTCTGGTGCTCGGGCGCCGCAGCGCCGGCCTCGGTCGCCGCGCTGACCTTCGTCAACTGGCAGGAGCCGATCGGCTGCGGCGGCGTGGCGGTGTTCCCCAACGACGTCATCGTGGTCGACGGCGACGGCGCCGTGCTGATCCCGCAGGACCTGGTCGAGGTGGTCGCCAAGCTGGCGCCCGAGCAGGAACATCTCGAGGGCTGGATCATGGGTGAGGTCGAAAAGGGCGTGCCGCTGCCCGGTCTCTATCCGCCCAACGCGGAAACGAAAGCTCGTTACGAAAAGGAAACGGGTCGTAAAGCATAG
- a CDS encoding glycoside hydrolase family 25 protein, whose protein sequence is MQTAEPGGDHPFPTLTHTTGHSAHEVHGIDVSKWQGPIDWQQVRASGVTFAFIKATEGGDRLDDRFRENWEGARRAGVARGAYHFTYWCGSMSDQIAWFQRHVPNDPDALPPVLDVEWNFHSPTCPRRVSVPVAQQKMREFLHAMERHYGKKPIIYADITFHREVLASGEFSQYPFWVRSVRALPHERYPGRRWAFWQITATGRVAGVNGNVDRNVFAGSRAQWQRLAQSGFRHQAVAHAAPHASPQPHAPAPAPAADPRGPHQAEPVLAAVATQPATVEGAQVTSQTASPTPPPAAIPAPDAPAMLAPLPRPRPRP, encoded by the coding sequence ATGCAGACCGCCGAACCGGGCGGCGACCATCCGTTTCCGACCCTGACCCATACCACCGGCCACTCGGCGCACGAGGTCCACGGCATCGACGTGTCGAAATGGCAGGGGCCGATCGACTGGCAGCAGGTGCGCGCCTCCGGTGTCACCTTCGCCTTCATCAAGGCGACCGAGGGCGGCGACCGGCTGGACGACCGGTTCCGCGAGAACTGGGAAGGCGCGCGGCGCGCCGGTGTCGCGCGCGGCGCCTATCATTTCACCTATTGGTGCGGCTCGATGTCGGACCAGATCGCCTGGTTCCAGCGCCACGTGCCGAACGACCCGGACGCATTGCCGCCGGTGCTCGACGTCGAGTGGAATTTCCATTCGCCGACCTGTCCGCGGCGTGTCTCGGTGCCGGTCGCCCAGCAGAAGATGCGCGAGTTCCTGCACGCCATGGAACGGCATTACGGCAAGAAGCCGATCATCTATGCCGACATCACCTTCCATCGTGAGGTTCTGGCGAGCGGCGAATTCTCGCAATATCCGTTCTGGGTCCGCTCGGTCCGGGCACTGCCGCACGAGCGTTATCCCGGCCGGCGCTGGGCGTTCTGGCAGATCACCGCCACGGGCCGGGTCGCCGGCGTCAATGGCAATGTCGACCGCAATGTCTTCGCCGGGTCGCGGGCGCAATGGCAAAGGCTGGCGCAGTCCGGTTTCCGCCACCAGGCCGTCGCGCATGCAGCACCCCATGCCTCGCCCCAGCCGCACGCGCCGGCGCCTGCGCCCGCCGCCGACCCGCGCGGACCGCATCAGGCCGAACCGGTGCTGGCCGCGGTCGCCACCCAGCCGGCCACGGTGGAGGGGGCCCAGGTGACGTCGCAGACCGCCAGCCCGACGCCGCCGCCGGCCGCCATTCCCGCGCCCGACGCGCCGGCCATGCTGGCGCCGCTGCCCCGGCCGCGGCCGCGGCCGTAG
- a CDS encoding methyltransferase family protein, which yields MSEQSQSAYLERPSRFPWPSVIFIGCLAFGWGLTTLLPLHDGIVELLRIKGALCLAAGVGLSIWASATLARGQTTTLPHAAASHLVTGGPFRFTRNPTYLGQALIIAGFGALQASPWYIAASVVYLMLITRFAILPEEAHLSLRFGAQWTAYRARVRRWL from the coding sequence TTGAGCGAACAGTCTCAAAGCGCCTATCTGGAACGCCCGAGCCGGTTTCCCTGGCCGTCGGTGATCTTCATCGGCTGCCTGGCCTTCGGCTGGGGCCTGACCACGCTGCTGCCGCTGCATGACGGCATCGTCGAACTCCTGCGCATCAAGGGCGCGCTGTGCCTCGCCGCAGGCGTCGGCCTGTCGATCTGGGCCTCGGCGACGCTGGCGCGCGGCCAGACCACCACCTTGCCCCATGCCGCGGCGAGCCATCTGGTCACCGGCGGGCCGTTCCGCTTCACCCGCAATCCGACCTATCTCGGCCAGGCTCTGATCATTGCCGGTTTCGGCGCGCTGCAGGCCTCCCCCTGGTATATCGCGGCTTCGGTCGTCTACCTCATGCTGATCACCCGCTTCGCCATCCTGCCCGAGGAAGCGCATCTGAGCTTGCGCTTCGGCGCGCAATGGACGGCGTATCGGGCCCGGGTCAGGCGCTGGCTGTAA
- a CDS encoding isovaleryl-CoA dehydrogenase, translating into MLPNAPRPFDFDLGETADMLRDTVASFARAEIAPRAAEIDKTDQFPMDLWKKFGDLGLLGVTVEEEYGGTGLGYLEHCIAMEEISRASASVGLSYGAHSNLCVNQIRKNGNDAQRRRYLPKLMSGDHVGALAMSEPGAGSDVVSMRLKAEKKGDRYVLNGTKMWITNGPDADVLVVYAKTDPAAGSRGITAFLIEKSFKGFSCAQKLDKLGMRGSHTGELVFEDCEVPEENVLGAVGRGASVLMSGLDYERAVLSAGPIGIMQACMDVVMPYVHERKQFGKSIGEFQLVQGKLADMYVSMNATRAYVYAVAKACDRGQTTREDSAGAILYAAENATKMALDAIQLLGGNGYINEYPTGRLLRDAKLYEIGAGTSEIRRMLIGRELFEKTA; encoded by the coding sequence ATGCTGCCCAATGCGCCGCGCCCGTTCGATTTCGACCTCGGCGAGACCGCCGACATGCTGCGCGACACGGTGGCGAGCTTCGCCCGGGCCGAGATCGCGCCGCGCGCCGCGGAGATCGACAAGACCGACCAGTTCCCGATGGATCTGTGGAAGAAGTTCGGCGATCTCGGCCTGCTCGGCGTGACCGTCGAGGAGGAATATGGCGGCACCGGCCTCGGTTATCTCGAGCACTGCATTGCCATGGAGGAGATTTCGCGAGCCTCCGCTTCGGTCGGCCTGTCCTACGGCGCCCATTCCAATCTCTGCGTCAACCAGATCCGCAAGAACGGCAATGACGCCCAGCGCCGGCGCTACCTGCCCAAGCTGATGTCGGGCGACCATGTCGGTGCGCTCGCCATGTCGGAGCCGGGCGCCGGCTCGGATGTCGTGTCGATGCGGCTGAAGGCCGAGAAGAAGGGCGACCGCTACGTCCTGAACGGCACCAAGATGTGGATCACCAATGGTCCGGATGCCGATGTCCTGGTGGTCTATGCCAAGACCGATCCGGCGGCCGGTTCGCGCGGCATCACCGCCTTCCTGATCGAAAAGAGCTTCAAGGGGTTCTCCTGCGCCCAGAAGCTCGACAAGCTCGGCATGCGCGGTTCGCATACCGGCGAGCTGGTGTTCGAGGATTGCGAGGTGCCGGAGGAGAACGTGCTGGGCGCGGTCGGGCGGGGCGCCAGCGTGCTGATGTCGGGGCTCGACTACGAACGCGCGGTGCTGTCGGCCGGGCCGATCGGCATCATGCAGGCCTGCATGGACGTGGTCATGCCCTATGTCCATGAGCGCAAGCAGTTCGGCAAGTCGATCGGCGAGTTCCAGCTGGTCCAGGGCAAGCTCGCCGACATGTATGTCTCGATGAATGCCACCCGCGCCTATGTCTATGCGGTGGCCAAGGCCTGCGACCGGGGCCAGACCACCCGCGAGGATTCCGCCGGCGCCATTCTTTATGCCGCCGAGAACGCCACCAAGATGGCGCTCGACGCGATCCAGCTGCTCGGCGGCAACGGCTATATCAACGAATATCCGACCGGTCGGCTGTTGCGCGACGCCAAGCTCTACGAGATCGGCGCCGGCACCAGCGAGATCCGGCGCATGCTGATCGGCCGTGAATTGTTCGAAAAGACCGCTTGA
- a CDS encoding putative bifunctional diguanylate cyclase/phosphodiesterase — MSASIKRSAYSALSRHVWAVGAAIALSAAFMAAASVLAWFPARLAWQVDQTWFGRLAAMALMVAGIALVLLVRLRLVQAEVIQGARFLSPVGIDDLTGLSNRAAFYRAFERALDGLAERRAFTLVLLDLDHFKEINDSHGHHAGDVVLAQVGRRLRQVCGPEPEIARLGGDEFAIIISASSAPAHVLTACALISAEIAKPVTVDGKTLNVGVSMGFLQVDRPSGDRDDLMRQADRALYAAKERGRGCAIAYDVEMDKDVAQRRFFERELRGAVLTGEIDVHLQPILTADGETLVGMEALARWNHSYRGAIMPGEFIRLAEETGLIHQLGNIVLQRACRAAARWPGLFISVNVSPVQMRRPDFPDVVMAVLGETGLEPGRLVLEVTESVMIDDPEKALVALRSIRDLGVQIALDDFGTGFSSLSYLRKFPIDKLKVDRSFVLDLDKGAEAATILHCVINLGRALGLRVIAEGVETVEHARFLRAAGCHEMQGYLFGRPMPVTEFEAIYGLAPAPERAVA; from the coding sequence ATGTCGGCGTCCATCAAGCGTAGCGCCTATTCGGCGCTGAGCCGCCATGTCTGGGCGGTGGGGGCGGCGATCGCGCTGTCTGCCGCATTCATGGCAGCCGCCAGTGTCCTCGCCTGGTTCCCGGCACGCCTGGCCTGGCAGGTCGACCAGACCTGGTTCGGGCGCCTGGCGGCCATGGCCCTGATGGTCGCCGGCATTGCGCTGGTGCTGCTGGTCCGGCTGCGCCTGGTTCAGGCCGAGGTCATTCAGGGCGCGCGCTTCCTGTCGCCGGTCGGGATCGACGACCTGACCGGCCTGTCGAACCGGGCGGCCTTCTACCGCGCCTTCGAGCGGGCGCTCGACGGCCTCGCCGAACGGCGCGCCTTCACCCTGGTGCTGCTCGATCTCGACCACTTCAAGGAGATCAACGACAGCCATGGCCATCACGCCGGCGATGTCGTGCTGGCCCAGGTCGGGCGCCGGCTGCGCCAGGTCTGCGGGCCGGAGCCGGAGATCGCCCGGCTCGGCGGCGACGAATTCGCCATCATCATTTCCGCGAGTTCGGCACCCGCCCATGTGCTGACGGCCTGCGCGCTGATCTCGGCCGAGATCGCCAAGCCGGTGACGGTGGACGGCAAGACCCTCAATGTCGGCGTATCCATGGGCTTCCTGCAGGTCGACCGTCCCTCGGGCGATCGCGACGACCTGATGCGCCAGGCCGATCGCGCGCTCTATGCCGCGAAGGAGCGCGGTCGCGGCTGCGCCATTGCCTATGACGTGGAGATGGACAAGGACGTGGCGCAACGGCGCTTCTTCGAGCGCGAATTGCGCGGCGCCGTGCTGACCGGCGAGATCGACGTGCACCTGCAGCCGATCCTGACCGCCGACGGCGAGACGCTGGTCGGCATGGAGGCGCTGGCGCGCTGGAACCACAGCTATCGCGGCGCGATCATGCCGGGTGAATTCATCCGGCTCGCCGAGGAGACCGGGCTGATCCATCAGCTCGGCAATATCGTGCTGCAGCGGGCCTGCCGGGCGGCGGCGCGCTGGCCCGGCCTGTTCATCTCGGTCAATGTCTCGCCGGTGCAGATGCGGCGGCCGGACTTTCCAGACGTGGTCATGGCGGTGCTCGGCGAGACCGGCCTGGAGCCCGGCCGGCTGGTGCTCGAAGTGACCGAAAGCGTGATGATCGACGATCCGGAAAAGGCCCTGGTGGCGCTGCGCAGCATTCGCGATCTCGGCGTGCAGATCGCACTGGATGATTTCGGCACCGGCTTTTCGTCGCTGTCCTATCTGCGCAAATTTCCGATCGACAAGCTGAAGGTCGACCGCAGCTTCGTGCTCGATCTCGACAAGGGCGCGGAAGCCGCCACCATCCTGCATTGCGTCATCAATCTCGGCCGCGCGCTCGGGCTCAGGGTCATCGCGGAGGGGGTCGAGACCGTCGAGCATGCGCGTTTCCTGCGCGCCGCCGGCTGTCATGAAATGCAGGGCTATCTGTTCGGGCGGCCTATGCCGGTCACCGAATTCGAGGCGATTTACGGCCTCGCGCCGGCGCCCGAGCGCGCGGTCGCCTGA
- a CDS encoding DUF3617 domain-containing protein gives MKSRISLAIVAAGGLAAVLVLVAVVAMLRPAAKPPERLQPGRWAVATGLNGQTLGTPTSTCITAQDALAANGTEDDIAAAARREGAAQSCRVTQVLIAGPAITVDMVCQGQPARSSMVYRGTSYEGTMATGIGRPNARVIAMKGQRIGDC, from the coding sequence ATGAAGTCCAGGATAAGTCTCGCCATTGTCGCGGCCGGAGGCCTCGCGGCCGTCCTCGTGCTGGTCGCCGTCGTCGCCATGCTCAGGCCCGCCGCCAAGCCGCCGGAGCGGCTGCAGCCCGGCCGCTGGGCGGTGGCGACCGGGCTGAACGGCCAGACGCTGGGAACACCGACCTCAACCTGCATCACGGCCCAGGACGCGCTTGCCGCCAACGGCACCGAAGACGATATCGCCGCGGCGGCCAGGCGCGAGGGCGCGGCGCAATCCTGCCGGGTCACCCAGGTGCTGATCGCCGGTCCGGCGATCACCGTCGACATGGTTTGCCAGGGCCAGCCGGCGCGTTCGAGCATGGTCTATCGCGGCACCAGTTACGAAGGCACGATGGCGACCGGCATCGGCCGGCCCAATGCACGGGTCATCGCCATGAAGGGCCAGCGCATCGGCGACTGCTGA
- a CDS encoding YdcF family protein, producing MFFYASKILWWGLTPSNLLVGLIVVGVLLRATRLARWGRRFFVLGALGLVIAGPVPLGIWLARPLENRFPLMAQDMPAPSGIIVLGGSIDQVTTAARGGQVTIGAAPGRITEAVALAHRYPQARLVFSGGSNALFLRDGLDEAEAAKKLFIELGIAAERITIERESRNTWENALLSKRVVDPKPGERWILITSAYHMPRSVGIFRVAGFDVVAYPVDFETRNIERELYLPVLPVSRGLDLVDRMSREWLGLLAYRLGGRTDAVFPRP from the coding sequence ATGTTCTTCTACGCATCCAAGATCCTCTGGTGGGGCCTCACCCCATCCAACCTGCTGGTCGGGCTGATCGTCGTCGGCGTGCTGTTGCGGGCGACGCGCCTGGCCCGCTGGGGCCGCCGCTTTTTCGTGCTCGGGGCCCTCGGGCTGGTCATCGCCGGCCCGGTGCCGCTGGGCATCTGGCTGGCGCGCCCGCTGGAAAACCGCTTTCCGCTGATGGCGCAGGACATGCCGGCGCCATCCGGCATCATCGTGCTGGGCGGATCGATCGACCAGGTGACGACGGCGGCGCGCGGCGGCCAGGTGACGATCGGCGCGGCGCCCGGCCGGATCACTGAAGCCGTCGCCCTGGCACATCGCTATCCCCAGGCACGCCTGGTGTTCTCCGGCGGCTCGAATGCGCTGTTCTTGCGGGATGGCCTCGACGAGGCGGAAGCGGCGAAGAAGCTCTTCATCGAGCTCGGCATCGCGGCCGAACGGATCACGATCGAACGGGAGAGCCGCAACACCTGGGAAAACGCCCTGCTCAGCAAGCGGGTCGTCGATCCCAAGCCCGGCGAGCGCTGGATCCTGATCACCTCGGCCTATCACATGCCGCGCTCGGTCGGGATCTTTCGCGTGGCGGGTTTTGATGTCGTGGCCTATCCGGTCGATTTCGAAACGCGCAATATCGAGCGCGAACTCTACCTGCCGGTCCTGCCGGTGAGCCGGGGCCTCGACCTGGTCGACCGGATGAGCCGCGAATGGCTCGGCCTGCTGGCCTATCGCCTGGGCGGGCGCACCGATGCGGTGTTTCCGAGGCCATGA